Within Tenebrio molitor chromosome 3, icTenMoli1.1, whole genome shotgun sequence, the genomic segment aagaagcgcattgaaaagaggaatccagcggtgtagaattcattgttatagtatgtttaataagggagctatggccgtttaaatgttttttcggggtgcaaattcgatagaaggggggagtacgtggtttttcgaaaaaaatttttggcgccgattcgaacgaaattgcggttagttattgtttaggatgagttgaattcaggcataaggaaagttccgttcatagaccccatttgttggtgtgggagccaaaaataggcaaaaatttgagttttttggttttttgtgaatttctcttaaacgaaaaaagcgaggtaaaattttttcggctcaaaagaagcgcattgaaaagaggaatccagcggtgtagaattcattgttatagtatgtttaataagggagctatggccgtttaaatgttttttcggggtgcaaattcgattgaaggggggagtacgtggtttttcgaaaaaaatttttggcgccgattcgaacgaaattgcggttagttattgtttaggatgagttgaattcaggcataaggaaagttccgttcatagaccccatttgttggtgtgggagccaaaaataggcaaaaatttgagttttttggttttttgtgaatttctcttaaacgaaaaaagcgaggtaaaattttttcggctcaaaagaagcgcattgaaaagaggaatccagcggtgtagaattcattgttatagtatgtttaataagggagctatggccgtttaaatgttttttcggggtgcaaattcgatagaaggggggagtacgtggtttttcgaaaaaaatttttggcgccgattcgaacgaaattgcggttagttattgtttaggatgagttgaattcaggcataaggaaagttccgttcatagaccccatttgttggtgtgggagccaaaaataggcaaaaatttgagttttttggttttttgtgaatttctcttaaacgaaaaaagcgaggtaaaattttttcggctcaaaagaagcgcattgaaaagaggaatccagcggtgtagaattcattgttatagtatgtttaataagggagctatggccgtttaaatgttttttcggggtgcaaattcgatagaaggggggagtacgtggtttttcgaaaaaaatttttggcgccgattcgaacgaaattgcggttagttattgtttaggatgagttgaattcaggcataaggaaagttccgttcatagaccccatttgttggtgtgggagccaaaaataggcaaaaatttgagttttttggttttttgtgaatttctcttaaacgaaaaaagcgaggtaaaattttttcggctcaaaagaagcgcattgaaaagaggaatccagcggtgtagaattcattgttatagtatgtttaataagggagctatggccgtttaaatgttttttcggggtgcaaattcgatagaaggtacgtggtttttcgaaaaaaatttttggcgccgattcgaacgaaattgcggttagttattgtttaggaagagttgaattcaggcataaggaaagttccgttcatagaccccatttgttggtgtgggagccaaaaataggccaaaatttgagttttttggttttttgtgaatttctcttaaacgaaaaaagcgaggtaaaattttttcggctcaaaagaagcccattgaaaagaggaatccagcggtgtagaattcattgttatagtatgtttaataagggagctatggccgtttaaatgttttttcggggtgcaaattcgattgaaggggggagtacgtggtttttcgaaaaaaatttttggcgccgattcgaacgaaattgcggtgagttattgtttaggatgagttgaattcaggcataaggaaagttccgttcatagaccccatttgttggtgtgggagccaaaaataggcaaaaatttgagttttttggttttttgtgaatttctcttaaacgaaaaaagcgaggtaaaattttttcggctcaaaagaagcgcattgaaaagaggaatccagcggtgtagaattcattgttatagtatgtttaataagggagctatggccgtttaaatgttttttcggggtgcaaattcgatagaaggggggagtacgtggtttttcgaaaaaaatttttggcgccgattcgaacgaaattgcggttagttattgtttaggatgagttgaattcaggcataaggaaagttccgttcatagaccccatttgttggtgtgggagccaaaaataggcaaaaatttgagttttttggttttttgtgaatttctcttaaacgaaaaaagcgaggtaaaattttttcggctcaaaagaagcgcattgaaaagaggaatccagcggtgtagaattcattgttatagtatgtttaataagggagctatggccgtttaaatgttttttcggggtgcaaattcgatagaaggggggagtacgtggtttttcgaaaaaaatttttggcgccgattcgaacgaaattgcggttagttattgtttaggatgagttgaattcaggcataaggaaagttccgTTCATAGAcaccatttgttggtgtgggagccaaaaataggcaaaaatttgagttttttggttttttgtgaatttctcttaaacgaaaaaagcgaggtaaaattttttcggctcaaaagaagcgcattgaaaagaggaatccagcggtgtagaattcattgttatagtatgtttaataagggagctatggccgtttaaatgttttttcggggtgcaaattcgatagaaggtacgtggtttttcgaaaaaaatttttggcgccgattcgaacgaaattgcggttagttattgtttaggaagagttgaattcaggcataaggaaagttccgttcatagaccccatttgttggtgtgggagccaaaaataggccaaaatttgagttttttggttttttgtgaatttctcttaaacgaaaaaagcgaggtaaaattttttcggctcaaaagaagcccattgaaaagaggaatccagcggtgtagaattcattgttatagtatgtttaataagggagctatggccgtttaaatgttttttcggggtgcaaatttgatagaaggggggagtacgtggtttttcgaaaaaaaattttggcgccgattcgaacgaaattgcggttagttattgtttaggatgagttgaattcaggcataaggaaagttccgTTCATAGAcaccatttgttggtgtgggagccaaaaataggcaaaaatttgagttttttggtgttttgtgaatttctcttaaacgaaaaaagcgaggtaaaattttttcagctCAAGAGAAGCGCATTGAATAGAGGAACACaacggtgtagaattcattgttatGGTacgtttaataagggagctatggccgtttaaatgatttttcggggtgcaaattcgatagaaggggggagtacgtggtttttcgaaaaaaaattttggcgccgattcgaacgaaattgcggttagttattgtttaggatgagttgaattcaggcataaggaaagttccgttcatagaccccatttgttggtgtgggagccaaaaataggcaaaaatttgagttttttggttttttgtgaatttctcttaaacgaaaaaagcgaggtaaaattttttcagctCAAGAGAAGCGCATTGAATAGAGGAACACAACGGGgtagaattcattgttatggtatgtttaataagggagctatggccgtttaaatgttttttcggggtgcaaattcgatagaaggggggagtacgtggtttttcgaaaaaaatttttggcgccgattcgaacgaaattgcggttagttattgtttaggatgagttgaattcaggcataaggaaagttccgTTCATAGAcaccatttgttggtgtgggagccaaaaataggcaaaaatttgagttttttggtgttttgtgaatttctcttaaacgaaaaaagcgaggtaaaattttttcagctCAAGAGAAGCGCATTGAATAGAGGAACACaacggtgtagaattcattgttatGGTacgtttaataagggagctatggccgtttaaatgttttttcggggtgcaaattcgatagaaggggggagtacgtggtttttcgaaaaaaatttttggcgccgattcgaacgaaattgcggttagttattgtttaggatgagttgaattcaggcataaggaaagttccgttcatagaccccatttgttggtgtgggagccaaaaataggcaaaaatttgagttttttggttttttgtgaatttctcttgaacgaaaaaaacgaggtaaatttttttcggctcaagaGAAGCGCATTGAATAGAGGAACACaacggtgtagaattcattgttatagtatgtttaataagggagctatggccgtttaaatgttttttcggggtgcaaattcgatagaaggtacgtggtttttcgaaaaaaatttttggcaccgattcgaacgaaattgcggttagttattgtttaggaagagttgaattcaggcataaggaaagttccgttcatagaccccatttgttggtgtgggagccaaaaataggccaaaatttgagttttttggttttttgtgaatttctcttaaacgaaaaaagcgaggtaaaattttttcggttcaaaagaagcccattgaaaagaggaatccagcggtgtagaattcattgttatagtatgtttaataagggagctatggccgtttaaatgatttttcggggtgcaaattcgatagaaggggggagtacgttgtttttcgaaaaaaaattttggcgccgattcgaacgaaattgcggttagttattgtttaggatgagttgaattcaggcataaggaaagttccgttcatagaccccatttgttggtgtgggagccaaaaataggcaaaaatttgagttttttggttttttgtgaatttctcttaaacgaaaaaagcgaggtaaaattttttcagctCAAGAGAAGCGCATTGAATAGAGGAACACAACGGGgtagaattcattgttatggtatgtttaataagggagctatggccgtttaaatgttttttcggggtgcaaattcgatagaaggggggagtacgtggtttttcgaaaaaaatttttggcgccgattcgaacgaaattgcggttagttattgtttaggatgagttgaattcaggcataaggaaagttccgTTCATAGAcaccatttgttggtgtgggagccaaaaataggcaaaaatttgagttttttggtgttttgtgaatttctcttaaacgaaaaaagcgaggtaaaattttttcagctCAAGAGAAGCGCATTGAATAGAGGAACACaacggtgtagaattcattgttatGGTacgtttaataagggagctatggccgtttaaatgttttttcggggtgcaaattcgatagaaggggggagtacgtggtttttcgaaaaaaaattttggcgccgattcgaacgaaattgcggttagttattgtttaggatgagttgaattcaggcataaggaaagttccgttcatagaccccatttgttggtgtgggagccaaaaataggcaaaaatttgagttttttggttttttgtgaatttctcttaaacgaaaaaagcgaggtaaaattttttcagctCAAGAGAAGCGCATTGAATAGAGGAACACAACGGGgtagaattcattgttatggtatgtttaataagggagctatggccgtttaaatgttttttcggggtgcaaattcgatagaaggggggagtacgtggtttttcgaaaaaaatttttggcgccgattcgaacgaaattgcggttagttattgtttaggatgagttgaattcaggcataaggaaagttccgTTCATAGAcaccatttgttggtgtgggagccaaaaataggcaaaaatttgagttttttggtgttttgtgaatttctcttaaacgaaaaaagcgaggtaaaattttttcagctCAAGAGAAGCGCATTGAATAGAGGAACACaacggtgtagaattcattgttatGGTacgtttaataagggagctatggccgtttaaatgttttttcggggtgcaaattcgatagaaggggggagtacgtggtttttcgaaaaaaatttttggcgccgattcgaacgaaattgcggttagttattgtttaggatgagttgaattcaggcataaggaaagttccgttcatagaccccatttgttggtgtgggagccaaaaataggcaaaaatttgagttttttggttttttgtgaatttctcttgaacgaaaaaaacgaggtaaatttttttcggctcaagaGAAGCGCATTGAATAGAGGAACACaacggtgtagaattcattgttatagtatgtttaataagggagctatggccgtttaaatgttttttcggggtgcaaattcgatagaaggtacgtggtttttcgaaaaaaatttttggcaccgattcgaacgaaattgcggttagttattgtttaggaagagttgaattcaggcataaggaaagttccgttcatagaccccatttgttggtgtgggagccaaaaataggccaaaatttgagttttttggttttttgtgaatttctcttaaacgaaaaaagcgaggtaaaattttttcggttcaaaagaagcccattgaaaagaggaatccagcggtgtagaattcattgttatagtatgtttaataagggagctatggccgtttaaatgttttttcggggtgcaaattcgatagaaggggggagtacgtggtttttcgaaaaaaatttttggcgccgattcgaacgaaattgcggttagttattgtttaggatgagttgaattcaggcataaggaaagttccgTTCATAGAcaccatttgttggtgtgggagccaaaaataggcaaaaatttgagttttttggttttttgtgaatttctcttgaacgaaaaaaacgaggtaaatttttttcggctcaagaGAAGCGCATTGAATAGAGGAACACaacggtgtagaattcattgttatagtatgtttaataagggagctatggccgtttaaatgttttttcggggtgcaaattcgatagaaggtacgtggtttttcgaaaaaaatttttggcaccgattcgaacgaaattgcggttagttattgtttaggaagagttgaattcaggcataaggaaagttccgttcatagaccccatttgttggtgtgggagccaaaaataggccaaaatttgagttttttggttttttgtgaatttctcttaaacgaaaaaagcgaggtaaaattttttcggttcaaaagaagcccattgaaaagaggaatccagcggtgtagaattcattgttatagtatgtttaataagggagctatggccgtttaaatgttttttcggggtgcaaattcgatagaaggggggagtacgtggtttttcgaaaaaaatttttggcgccgattcgaacgaaattgcggttagttattgtttaggatgagttgaattcaggcataaggaaagttccgttcatagaccccatttgttggtgtgggagccaaaaataggcaaaaatttgagttttttggttttttgtgaatttctcttaaacgaaaaaagcgaggtaaaattttttcggctcaaaagaagcgcattgaaaagaggaatccatcggtgtagaattcattgttatagtatgtttaataagggagctatggccgtttaaatgttttttcggggtgcaaattcgatagaaggggggagtacgtggtttttcgataaaaaatttttggcgccgattcgaacgaaattgcggttagttattgtttaggatgagttgaattcaggcataaggaaagttccgttcatagaccccatttgttggtgtgggagccaaaaataggcaaaaatttgagttttttggttttttgtgaatttctcttaaacgaaaaaagcgaggtaaatttttttcggctcaaaagaagcgcattgaaaagaggaatccagcggtgtagaattcattgttatagtatgtttaataagggagctatggccgtttaaatgttttttcggggtgcaaattcgatagaaggggggagtacgtggtttttcgaaaaaaatttttggcgccgattcgaacgaaattgcggttagttattgtttagaatgagttgaattcaggcataaggaaagttccgttcatagaccccatttgttggtgtgggagccaaaaataggcaaaaatttgagttttttggttttttgtgaatttctcttgaacgaaaaaaacgaggtaaatttttttcggctcaagaGAAGCGCATTGAATAGAGGAACACaacggtgtagaattcattgttatagtatgtttaataagggagctatggccgtttaaatgttttttcagctgcaaattcgatagaaggggggagtacgtggtttttcgaaaaaaatttttggcgccgattcgaacgaaattgcggttagttattgtttaggatgagttgaattcaggcataaggaaagttccgTTCATAGAcaccatttgttggtgtgggaccCAAAAATAGGccaaaatttgagttttttggttttttgtgaatctctcttaaacgaaaaaagcgtggtaaaattttttcggctcaaaagaagcccATTGataagaggaatccagcggtgtagaattcattgttatagtatgtttaataagggagctatggccgtttaaatgttttttcggggtgcaaattcgatagaaggtacgtggtttttcgaaaaaaatttttggcgccgattcgaacgaaattgcggttagttattgtttaggaagagttgaattcaggcataaggaaagttccgttcatagaccccatttgttggtgtgggagccaaaaataggccaaaatttgagttttttggttttttgtgaatttctcttaaacgaaaaaagcgaggtaaaattttttcggctcaaaagaagcccattgaaaagaggaatccagcggtgtagaattcattgttatagtatgtttaataagggagctatggccgtttaaatgttttttcggggtgcaaattcgatagaaggggggagtacgtggtttttcgaaaaaaaaatttggcgccgattcgaacgaaattgcggttagttattgtttaggaagagttgaattcaggcataaggaaagttccgttcatagaccccatttgttggtgtgggagccaaaaataggcaaaaatttgagttttttggttttttgtgaatttctcttaaacgaaaaaagcgaggtaaaattttttcggctcaaaagaagcgcattgaaaagaggaatccagcggtgtagaattcattgttatAGTAtatttaataagggagctatggccgtttaaatgttttttcggggtgcaaattcgatagaaggggggagtacgtggtttttcgaaaaaattttttggtgcCGTTTCGAacgaaaatattcaatccaaactatgattttatGGTCCCTTTgagcctttatttggttcaaaaacatgaaaaaaatgctgttgcaaatgacgtggttttttgcaacttgagccAACTTTACTATTGTATGGAccgacaaaataaaacataaattacatattattagtTCATAAGCGCTTAACGTTGGGGGTGCCATCTGTTGGACCATTAGGCTGTCCAATAATCGACTTTCGTTACCAtggcaaattaaatttccagtTTAGATTGTCCCGTTTCGGTCAAAACCGGGAAAATGTCTGAGTTCGACATAATTTTAGACAGTTCCCagcaaaatttaaaagaagtACCAACAAAAATCCTCGAGATGAGTCACTTGAAAATGCTGTACTTGCAACAAAACTTCATCAAAGAGCTTCCAAAAAACTTCTTCTTGAAACTCCCTCATCTAACATGGCTAGACTTGAGGAACAACCACATGTCGGGGATCCCGGCGAGCGTGGCGCACCACCAACACCTGGAGAACCTGCTGCTGTCGGACAACAAGATCGAAGCGTTGCCCAACGAGCTAGGTCTGGTGccaaaactgaaagtgctccAGTTGGCGAACAATCCTCTGGCTTATCCTAACAGTAGAGTGGTGGCGGAAGGGACCAAAGCGGTGTGCGCCTACTTGCGCCACCAGTACGAGAAGGTGACGCCGTCCGCGAACGTGCACCAGATCCCGGTGCAGACCCATCAAGAAGAGAAAGAACTGAGGGACGAGAAGGAGATTCGGGTGATGGCCGACTACTGCAACGAGTTCTTCCCGATGCAGGAGTCCATGGAGTCGAGCTTGATGGTCCGGGGGTTGTCCAAAGTGAAGAAGGAGGATAGCGGAATCGTCCACAAGATGACCCAATCCCCCAACAAGCTCTTGATCAAGTCTTACTTCGATCCCGACGACAAACACGTCAAAGCCTCCACTCAAACGAGCAACTACAGCTTCGCTTCCAACGCCCTCAAGAGCACCTGGATGGACAAGCTCAAACACCTGCTCGACCAACAGGAGAAGGTCCTGCAGGAGGAGCGGTTGGACAAGCTATCCAAACTAATCCGAACTGTTAAAAGTGGTGTTTGCAGGAACCTGCAAGCGCTGGGCGCGTGGCAGTATCAGAAAAAGTCAGAGCCGGTCCGGCAGATCCCTCGCGAGGAGTACAACAAGCCGCCCCCTTACGCCACCGACCCCGAGTACAACTCGATGTTGACGAGGGAGGAGATGCAGAAGGAGATCGACAAGATGATAGCGCACCACAGGTGCCCCCCCAAGAAGCAGgatttggaaaaattgataGGCGAGCTGGTGGCGCAGCTGAAGGACATGGAGACGAGCTACGGGGGGGTGCGGTCCCCCAAGTCGGAAATCGAGGAGGCCGGCAGCCAGATGCTGAAGGTAGGAGGGCGAGGGCGCCGCCGAAAGACCACTGAAACGAGCGAGACCCGCCGTTTTGAAAGTGGGactttcaattttaaagcGGGACTGCAGAGACTCGAGTTCCGAAAGTGAGACTccgattttaaaacaaaacctCCGCTTTCAAAACGTGACGGCTTTCCAC encodes:
- the LOC138125792 gene encoding uncharacterized protein isoform X1, coding for MSEFDIILDSSQQNLKEVPTKILEMSHLKMLYLQQNFIKELPKNFFLKLPHLTWLDLRNNHMSGIPASVAHHQHLENLLLSDNKIEALPNELGLVPKLKVLQLANNPLAYPNSRVVAEGTKAVCAYLRHQYEKVTPSANVHQIPVQTHQEEKELRDEKEIRVMADYCNEFFPMQESMESSLMVRGLSKVKKEDSGIVHKMTQSPNKLLIKSYFDPDDKHVKASTQTSNYSFASNALKSTWMDKLKHLLDQQEKVLQEERNLQALGAWQYQKKSEPVRQIPREEYNKPPPYATDPEYNSMLTREEMQKEIDKMIAHHRCPPKKQDLEKLIGELVAQLKDMETSYGGVRSPKSEIEEAGSQMLKVGGRGRRRKTTETSETRRFESGTFNFKAGLQRLEFRK
- the LOC138125792 gene encoding leucine-rich repeat-containing protein 40-like isoform X2, translating into MSEFDIILDSSQQNLKEVPTKILEMSHLKMLYLQQNFIKELPKNFFLKLPHLTWLDLRNNHMSGIPASVAHHQHLENLLLSDNKIEALPNELGLVPKLKVLQLANNPLAYPNSRVVAEGTKAVCAYLRHQYEKVTPSANVHQIPVQTHQEEKELRDEKEIRVMADYCNEFFPMQESMESSLMVRGLSKVKKEDSGIVHKMTQSPNKLLIKSYFDPDDKHVKASTQTSNYSFASNALKSTWMDKLKHLLDQQEKVLQEERLDKLSKLIRTVKSGVCRNLQALGAWQYQKKSEPVRQIPREEYNKPPPYATDPEYNSMLTREEMQKEIDKMIAHHRCPPKKQDLEKLIGELVAQLKDMETSYGGVRSPKSEIEEAGSQMLKIMEVHKKLLKLQETNDLMLQ